The Manihot esculenta cultivar AM560-2 chromosome 1, M.esculenta_v8, whole genome shotgun sequence genome has a window encoding:
- the LOC110614424 gene encoding dof zinc finger protein DOF2.5 isoform X2, giving the protein MDAAPWPQDFKLVKPMEEISSNACTRPVLERKARPQEQLNCPRCNSTNTKFCYYNNYSLTQPRYFCKTCRRYWTEGGSLRNVPVGGGSRKNKRSTSSSAAAAAAASSSPSSASSKLPDLNPPSLSQFPNPRTHEGQDLNLAFPAIQESQGICNFVEVPKTENTNNNSNQHNSSSSSYTSSSLSALELLRTGIASRGLNSFIPTPMPDSNTLYSSGFPMQEFKPTLSFSLEGLGGRYGGQENGGRILFPFGEPKQLPSATEVDQNKGQGTPSGGYWNGMFGGGGGSW; this is encoded by the exons ATGGATGCTGCTCCATGGCCACAG GATTTTAAATTAGTAAAGCCCATGGAAGAAATATCATCTAATGCGTGTACGAGGCCTGTGTTAGAGAGAAAAGCAAGGCCTCAAGAGCAACTGAACTGTCCAAGATGTAATTCGACCAATACCAAGTTTTGTTACTACAACAACTATAGTCTCACTCAACCAAGATACTTCTGCAAGACTTGTAGAAGGTACTGGACGGAGGGAGGATCTCTTAGAAATGTTCCTGTTGGCGGAGGTTCTAGGAAGAACAAGAGATCCACATCGTCATCTGCTGCAGCAGCTGCAGCGGCGTCGTCATCACCATCATCTGCTTCATCCAAGCTCCCTGATCTCAATCCACCCAGTCTCTCACAGTTTCCAAACCCTAGGACCCATGAAGGCCAAGATCTTAATCTTGCGTTCCCAGCTATACAGGAAAGTCAAGGTATATGTAATTTTGTCGAAGTACCCAAAACTGAGAACACCAACAACAACAGCAATCAACATAactcttcatcttcttcctatACTTCATCTTCTCTTTCAGCTTTGGAGCTGCTAAGAACTGGAATTGCTTCTAGGGGACTGAACTCTTTCATCCCAACACCGATGCCAGATTCAAACACACTGTATTCTTCTGGGTTCCCGATGCAAGAATTCAAGCCAACACTCAGTTTTTCACTTGAGGGCCTGGGTGGTAGATATGGAGGACAAGAAAATGGTGGAAGAATTTTATTCCCTTTTGGAGAACCGAAACAGCTACCAAGCGCAACTGAAGTCGATCAAAATAAGGGACAAGGGACTCCGTCCGGTGGATATTGGAACGGAATGTTCGGTGGAGGTGGCGGATCAtggtaa
- the LOC110614468 gene encoding uncharacterized protein LOC110614468, whose product MGTEEPKDPFKGVDWKAIGGELQKDPSAGAKPVIKKRLPKKIRQIPDYYFLPRRSLPSAFAFYGSCIAGGIGAGMLLETWINKKVKEDGGVIWEFDK is encoded by the exons ATGGGGACTGAAGAGCCGAAAGATCCATTCAAGGGGGTTGACTGGAAAGCCATAGGTGGTGAATTGCAGAAGGACCCGAGTGCCGGTGCTAAACCAGTCATAAAGAAACGGCTACCAAAAAAGATTAGGCAAATTCCAGATTATTATTTCCTTCCTCGAAGATCTCTACCCTCTGCTTTTGCATTCTATGGGTCATGTATTGCTGGTGGAATTGGTGCCGGCATGCTACTTGAGACCTGGATAAACAAGAAGGTTAAAG AGGATGGAGGCGTCATCTGGGAGTTTGATAAATAG
- the LOC110614364 gene encoding uncharacterized protein LOC110614364 gives MESSSEEEDHFFEAREEITSVSDSSSERLANLDSDDEVVDILPISMSHEAWIMNLGSIHERRSNFLKWMGLNVDETMMDDLGNAYSQEVEVETDRMTESSGAVLRSSSFDDMCSSRHSSMSCRSSNFLNLLDGELEENFVPRIRNLDEGTEFIVDELGQDGLSGRIQQVGLNRLLTVEEFERSLGLSSPLVQQVIRRRAKDTSNSPRTQVKMEWLRRLGVVACIVDRQVKAGGIKCYEAYPVASTRAQMVRVRSYKKQFKEFSALYMRQEILAHEGSILTMKFSPDGLYLASAGKDGIVRVWQVELERSDEFGICDIDPSYECFKINNLSELVPLHANKEKKGKLKNLRTASGSASVIFPQKVFQISEKPIHEFYGHCGEVLDLSWSKNKYLLSSSTDKTVRLWQLGCNRCLEVFSHNNYVTCVQFNPMDGDSFISGSLDGKVRIWEIPGCQVIDWTDITEIVAAVCYRPDGKGLVVGSMTGNCLFYDASDNHLQLCAQVCLQGKQSTPFKRITGFQFSPSDPTRLMVTSADSQICILDGVDVICKYRGIHNAGTQTSASFTSDGKHIISASEGSSVYVWNYASQDGPVPHVKNYKACERFFSNNVSVAIPWSGITCGNCVPSNVSATMLSHMNTGLCNDERMSMHCPFGESSECKLPFSLSDHFSWNHGFFSETLPKGSATWPEENLPSRSPEISSKMCKSHYKYLKTSCQTMHGSPHAWGLVIVTAGCDGRIKWFQNYGLPVRL, from the exons ATGGAAAGTTCCAGTGAAGAAGAGGATCATTTCTTTGAAGCCCGGGAGGAGATCACATCTGTATCAGATTCGAGCTCTGAACGCCTAGCGAATTTGGATTCTGATGATGAGGTAGTTGATATTTTGCCTATTAGTATGAGTCATGAGGCTTGGATTATGAACTTGGGCAGCATTCATGAAAGGCGTAGTAACTTTCTCAAATGGATGGGTCTGAATGTGGATGAAACCATGATGGATGATTTAGGTAATGCATATTCACAAGAAGTGGAAGTTGAGACTGATAGAATGACAGAATCTAGTGGTGCGGTTCTAAGATCATCAAGTTTTGATGATATGTGTTCATCACGCCATTCTTCCATGTCATGTCGGTCCAGCAATTTCCTGAACTTGTTAGATGGAGAGTTGGAGGAGAATTTTGTACCTAGAATTAGAAATTTGGATGAGGGGACAGAGTTCATTGTGGATGAACTGGGGCAAGATGGTTTGTCAGGGAGGATACAACAGGTTGGCTTGAACAGATTACTTACTGTTGAGGAGTTCGAGAGGAGTCTAGGATTATCATCCCCTCTGGTTCAGCAAGTGATTCGGAGAAGAGCCAAAGACACGTCCAACTCACCAAGAACACAGGTGAAGATGGAATGGTTGAGGAGATTAGGTGTTGTTGCTTGTATTGTTGATAGGCAAGTGAAAGCTGGAGGCATTAAATGCTATGAAGCATATCCTGTTGCAAGTACTAGGGCTCAAATGGTTAGAGTTCGGTCATATAAGAAGCAATTCAAGGAATTTTCTGCTCTTTATATGAGACAAGAAATCCTGGCCCATGAAGGTTCAATTTTGACAATGAAGTTCAGTCCTGATGGCCTGTACCTTGCAAGTGCTGGTAAAGATGGAATTGTGCGTGTATGGCAGGTGGAGTTAGAAAGATCAGATGAGTTTGGGATATGTGATATTGATCCTTCATACGAAtgtttcaaaattaataatctTTCTGAATTAGTTCCTCTTCATGCTAATAAAGAGAAAAAGGGTAAACTCAAGAATCTGCGGACAGCATCAGGCTCGGCTTCTGTTATCTTTCCTCAGAAAGTATTTCAAATATCTGAGAAACCAATCCATGAATTTTATGGGCATTGTGGAGAGGTCTTGGACCTTTCATGGTCAAAGAATAAG TATCTCCTGTCATCTTCTACTGATAAGACTGTTCGCCTGTGGCAATTGGGATGTAATCGATGTCTGGAAGTCTTTTCCCACAATAATTATg TTACATGTGTTCAGTTTAATCCCATGGATGGTGATTCATTTATTAGTGGTTCCCTAGATGGCAAAGTACGCATCTGGGAAATTCCAGGTTGTCAAGTTATTGACTGGACTGATATTACTGAAATTGTTGCAGCTGTTTGTTATCGCCCTGATGGAAAG GGTCTAGTTGTTGGTTCCATGACTGGCAATTGTCTTTTTTATGATGCATCGG ATAATCATCTCCAGTTGTGTGCGCAAGTATGCTTACAGGGTAAGCAGTCAACACCATTCAAGAGGATAACTGGCTTTCAG TTTTCCCCTAGTGATCCAACCAGATTAATGGTTACGTCTGCTGATTCACAAATCTGCATCCTTGATGGGGTTGATGTGATATGCAAATATCGAG GCATCCATAATGCAGGAACTCAAACGTCTGCATCTTTTACATCAGATGGGAAACATATTATTTCAGCAAGTGAGGGTTCTAGTGTCTATGTCTGGAACTATGCTAGCCAGGATGGGCCTGTGCCTCATGTAAAGAACTATAAGGCATGTGAGCGTTTCTTCTCAAACAATGTATCGGTTGCTATACCCTGGTCTGGGATCACATGTGGGAATTGTGTTCCTTCAAATGTATCTGCAACAATGTTGTCCCATATGAACACAGGGTTATGTAATGATGAAAGAATGTCGATGCATTGTCCGTTTGGTGAGAGTTCAGAATGCAAATTGCCATTTTCTTTATCTGATCATTTCTCATGGAACCATGGATTTTTCTCGGAGACATTGCCCAAGGGTTCAGCAACCTGGCCAGAGGAAAATCTTCCTTCAAGATCACCAGAAATATCATCCAAAATGTGTAAATCCCATTACAAGTATTTGAAAACGTCATGTCAGACCATGCATGGATCACCTCATGCGTGGGGTTTGGTAATTGTAACAGCTGGCTGTGATGGACGGATCAAATGGTTCCAGAATTATGGATTGCCAGTTCGCCTTTAG
- the LOC110614424 gene encoding dof zinc finger protein DOF2.5 isoform X3, which produces MEEISSNACTRPVLERKARPQEQLNCPRCNSTNTKFCYYNNYSLTQPRYFCKTCRRYWTEGGSLRNVPVGGGSRKNKRSTSSSAAAAAAASSSPSSASSKLPDLNPPSLSQFPNPRTHEGQDLNLAFPAIQESQGICNFVEVPKTENTNNNSNQHNSSSSSYTSSSLSALELLRTGIASRGLNSFIPTPMPDSNTLYSSGFPMQEFKPTLSFSLEGLGGRYGGQENGGRILFPFGEPKQLPSATEVDQNKGQGTPSGGYWNGMFGGGGGSW; this is translated from the coding sequence ATGGAAGAAATATCATCTAATGCGTGTACGAGGCCTGTGTTAGAGAGAAAAGCAAGGCCTCAAGAGCAACTGAACTGTCCAAGATGTAATTCGACCAATACCAAGTTTTGTTACTACAACAACTATAGTCTCACTCAACCAAGATACTTCTGCAAGACTTGTAGAAGGTACTGGACGGAGGGAGGATCTCTTAGAAATGTTCCTGTTGGCGGAGGTTCTAGGAAGAACAAGAGATCCACATCGTCATCTGCTGCAGCAGCTGCAGCGGCGTCGTCATCACCATCATCTGCTTCATCCAAGCTCCCTGATCTCAATCCACCCAGTCTCTCACAGTTTCCAAACCCTAGGACCCATGAAGGCCAAGATCTTAATCTTGCGTTCCCAGCTATACAGGAAAGTCAAGGTATATGTAATTTTGTCGAAGTACCCAAAACTGAGAACACCAACAACAACAGCAATCAACATAactcttcatcttcttcctatACTTCATCTTCTCTTTCAGCTTTGGAGCTGCTAAGAACTGGAATTGCTTCTAGGGGACTGAACTCTTTCATCCCAACACCGATGCCAGATTCAAACACACTGTATTCTTCTGGGTTCCCGATGCAAGAATTCAAGCCAACACTCAGTTTTTCACTTGAGGGCCTGGGTGGTAGATATGGAGGACAAGAAAATGGTGGAAGAATTTTATTCCCTTTTGGAGAACCGAAACAGCTACCAAGCGCAACTGAAGTCGATCAAAATAAGGGACAAGGGACTCCGTCCGGTGGATATTGGAACGGAATGTTCGGTGGAGGTGGCGGATCAtggtaa
- the LOC110614395 gene encoding protein KINESIN LIGHT CHAIN-RELATED 1, translated as MPGMVSAQTPANAKPLRSYFRENDVKTPSPLLKRTPSSPYSNSRALPSNKTPEKLPIDESSLDNPDLGPFLLKLARDTIASGDNPDKALDYASRASVSFERCSGSGLELNMSLHVLAAIYCSLGRFEEAVPVLERSIEVLDITDGLDHALAKFTGYMQLGDTYSALGHLDRSISCYESGLNVQIEALGVLDPRVAETCRYLAEAHVQAMQFDEAEKLCKKILEIHRKHSPPASVEEAADRRLMALVCEAKGDYESALEHLVLASMSMIATGQDNEVASIDICIGNIYVSLCRFDEAIFSYQKALTVFKSTKGDNHPAVASAFIRLADLYYKTGKARESKSYCENALRIYARPAPETVPEEIAVGLTEISAIYESLNEPEEALKLLNKAMQLLEDRPGQRSTIAGIEAQMGVMFYMIGRYGEAQSSFESAVAKLRASGESKSAFFGIVLNQLGLASVQQYKIDKAAELFEEAREILEQECGSCHLDTLGVYSNLAATYDAMGRVGDAIEILEYILKVREEKLGTANPDVDDEKKRLAELLKEAGRARIKRGKSLEHLLDSNSERRKKDVTKRRSGFGFRT; from the exons ATGCCAGGGATGGTCTCAGCACAGACCCCTGCCAATGCAAAGCCATTACGCAGTTACTTCCGCGAAAACGACGTTAAAACGCCATCTCCGCTCCTAAAGCGAACCCCATCATCACCCTACTCGAACTCGCGAGCCTTACCCTCCAACAAAACCCCCGAGAAGCTCCCTATTGACGAGTCCTCTTTGGACAACCCGGATCTTGGTCCATTTCTGTTAAAACTCGCCCGGGACACTATTGCTTCCGGTGATAACCCGGATAAGGCCTTGGATTACGCTTCCCGTGCGTCCGTATCATTTGAACGATGCTCGGGTTCAGGTCTGGAGCTAAACATGAGCTTGCACGTCCTAGCAGCGATTTATTGCAGTTTGGGCCGGTTTGAGGAAGCGGTTCCTGTTCTGGAGCGTTCTATTGAGGTTCTGGACATCACTGACGGGTTGGATCATGCTTTGGCTAAGTTCACAGGGTATATGCAGCTTGGGGACACGTATTCTGCGCTGGGGCACCTGGATCGATCCATTTCGTGTTACGAGTCGGGTTTGAATGTCCAAATTGAGGCTCTCGGGGTTTTGGATCCCAGAGTTGCAGAGACATgcag GTACTTAGCAGAGGCCCATGTTCAAGCAATGCAGTTTGATGAGGCAGAGAAGCTCTGCAAGAAGATCCTTGAAATTCACAGGAAGCATAGTCCACCAGCTTCCGTTGAAGAAGCAGCGGATCGCCGGCTTATGGCTCTTGTCTGTGAAGCAAAGGGAGACTATGAATCTGCCCTCGAGCACCTTGTCCTTGCAAGCATGTCCATGATTGCCACTGGTCAGGACAATGAAGTTGCTTCTATTGACATTTGCATTGGCAATATTTATGTTTCCCTTTGTCGATTTGATGAAGCAATTTTTTCCTACCAAAAAGCATTGACAGTTTTCAAATCTACCAAGGGTGACAATCATCCTGCTGTAGCGTCTGCCTTCATCCGCCTAGCAGATTTGTATTACAAGACAGGAAAGGCAAGGGAGTCCAAGTCCTACTGTGAGAATGCCTTGAGAATATATGCAAGACCAGCTCCTGAAACTGTACCTGAGGAGATTGCTGTTGGGTTGACAGAAATCTCTGCCATCTATGAATCTTTGAATGAACCTGAGGAGGCATTGAAGCTCCTGAACAAGGCAATGCAGTTGCTGGAAGACAGGCCTGGACAGCGTAGCACAATTGCAGGAATAGAAGCACAGATGGGAGTGATGTTTTACATGATTGGGAGGTATGGAGAAGCTCAAAGCTCTTTTGAGAGTGCTGTAGCAAAGCTTCGGGCCAGTGGAGAGAGTAAATCAGCCTTCTTTGGAATTGTGTTGAACCAGCTGGGATTGGCCAGTGTGCAACAGTACAAGATAGATAAGGCAGCTGAATTGTTTGAAGAAGCAAGGGAGATTTTAGAGCAAGAGTGCGGCTCGTGTCACTTGGATACTCTTGGAGTGTATAGCAATCTTGCTGCAACCTATGACGCAATGGGGAG AGTAGGTGATGCAATTGAGATATTAGAGTACATCCTCAAGGTAAGAGAAGAAAAGCTGGGAACGGCAAATCCTGATGTGGATGATGAGAAGAAAAGATTAGCTGAGCTCTTAAAAGAAGCAGGAAGGGCAAGGATCAAGAGAGGAAAATCTCTTGAGCATCTTCTGGATTCCAACTCTGAAAGGAGGAAGAAGGACGTTACAAAGAGAAGATCTGGATTTGGTTTTAGGACTTGA
- the LOC110614424 gene encoding dof zinc finger protein DOF2.5 isoform X1 gives MDAAPWPQGLQDFKLVKPMEEISSNACTRPVLERKARPQEQLNCPRCNSTNTKFCYYNNYSLTQPRYFCKTCRRYWTEGGSLRNVPVGGGSRKNKRSTSSSAAAAAAASSSPSSASSKLPDLNPPSLSQFPNPRTHEGQDLNLAFPAIQESQGICNFVEVPKTENTNNNSNQHNSSSSSYTSSSLSALELLRTGIASRGLNSFIPTPMPDSNTLYSSGFPMQEFKPTLSFSLEGLGGRYGGQENGGRILFPFGEPKQLPSATEVDQNKGQGTPSGGYWNGMFGGGGGSW, from the exons ATGGATGCTGCTCCATGGCCACAG GGTTTGCAGGATTTTAAATTAGTAAAGCCCATGGAAGAAATATCATCTAATGCGTGTACGAGGCCTGTGTTAGAGAGAAAAGCAAGGCCTCAAGAGCAACTGAACTGTCCAAGATGTAATTCGACCAATACCAAGTTTTGTTACTACAACAACTATAGTCTCACTCAACCAAGATACTTCTGCAAGACTTGTAGAAGGTACTGGACGGAGGGAGGATCTCTTAGAAATGTTCCTGTTGGCGGAGGTTCTAGGAAGAACAAGAGATCCACATCGTCATCTGCTGCAGCAGCTGCAGCGGCGTCGTCATCACCATCATCTGCTTCATCCAAGCTCCCTGATCTCAATCCACCCAGTCTCTCACAGTTTCCAAACCCTAGGACCCATGAAGGCCAAGATCTTAATCTTGCGTTCCCAGCTATACAGGAAAGTCAAGGTATATGTAATTTTGTCGAAGTACCCAAAACTGAGAACACCAACAACAACAGCAATCAACATAactcttcatcttcttcctatACTTCATCTTCTCTTTCAGCTTTGGAGCTGCTAAGAACTGGAATTGCTTCTAGGGGACTGAACTCTTTCATCCCAACACCGATGCCAGATTCAAACACACTGTATTCTTCTGGGTTCCCGATGCAAGAATTCAAGCCAACACTCAGTTTTTCACTTGAGGGCCTGGGTGGTAGATATGGAGGACAAGAAAATGGTGGAAGAATTTTATTCCCTTTTGGAGAACCGAAACAGCTACCAAGCGCAACTGAAGTCGATCAAAATAAGGGACAAGGGACTCCGTCCGGTGGATATTGGAACGGAATGTTCGGTGGAGGTGGCGGATCAtggtaa
- the LOC110614416 gene encoding laccase-6 — MANTPLSFMILCLTISSLAYTALSVPDWPAGRSTRFYDFKLHTMTVKKLCNTKKIVAVNNMSPGPVVYAQQGDRVIVRVTNESPYNATIHWHGVRQILSCWFDGPSYITQCPIQPGQSFTYEFTLVRQKGTFFWHAHVSWLRATVYGALVVYPKTGVPYPFPYPFEEHIVILGEYWLQDVVKLERQVLASGGGPPPSDAYTINGHPGPNYNCSANDVYEIEVVPGKTYLLRLINAGLNTENFFTIANHKLTIVEADAEYTKPFTTDRVMLGPGQTMIVLVTADQPIAKYSMAMGPYMSAQGIPFQNISAIANFQYLGAVPDRISIPARLPSFNDNLAVKTVMDGLRSLKTSKVPREIDTNLFVTIGINVNKCRSKKPQKNCQGINNGTMAASMNNISFIKPTVSVLEAYYKGNEGFFTDDFPGAPLRFYDFVNGAPNDAPIDTNSMKGTRTKVVEYGSRVQIILQDTGTISTENHPIHLHGYSFYVVGYGTGNYDPQTANFNLVDPPYMNTIGVPVGGWAAIRFVADNPGVWFMHCHIDVHQSWGLGTVLIVKNGNGHLETLPHPPADLPRC, encoded by the exons ATGGCCAACACACCTTTGTCTTTTATGATCCTATGCTTAACGATATCGTCCTTGGCCTACACTGCTCTTTCCGTTCCCGACTGGCCTGCAGGGAGGTCAACCAGGTTCTATGATTTCAAG CTTCATACCATGACTGTTAAAAAACTGTGCAACACCAAGAAAATTGTTGCCGTCAATAACATGTCCCCTGGACCTGTTGTTTATGCCCAACAAGGCGATCGAGTAATTGTCAGAGTTACCAACGAGTCCCCTTACAATGCCACCATCCACTG gcACGGTGTCCGGCAGATACTATCCTGCTGGTTCGATGGACCTTCATATATTACCCAATGTCCAATTCAACCTGGCCAGAGCTTCACCTACGAGTTCACATTGGTTAGGCAAAAGGGCACCTTCTTTTGGCATGCTCATGTTTCTTGGCTAAGAGCCACTGTTTATGGTGCCCTTGTTGTATATCCAAAAACTGGGGTCCCATACCCATTCCCCTACCCTTTTGAAGAGCATATAGTAATTCTAG GGGAGTATTGGCTCCAGGATGTTGTAAAACTAGAGCGGCAAGTACTAGCAAGCGGGGGAGGTCCTCCACCGTCCGATGCCTACACCATCAATGGTCACCCTGGCCCTAACTACAATTGCTCTGCTAATg ATGTATATGAGATCGAAGTGGTGCCAGGGAAGACCTATTTGTTAAGACTGATAAACGCAGGCTTAAACACGGAAAATTTCTTTACCATTGCTAATCACAAATTAACAATTGTAGAAGCCGATGCTGAGTACACAAAGCCATTCACTACAGATCGCGTAATGCTTGGACCAGGACAGACAATGATCGTCCTTGTTACCGCCGATCAGCCCATCGCCAAATACTCTATGGCCATGGGACCTTACATGTCTGCTCAGGGTATCCCATTCCAAAACATATCTGCAATTGCTAATTTCCAATACTTAGGCGCTGTTCCTGATAGAATCTCAATACCAGCCAGATTACCCAGCTTTAATGACAATTTAGCTGTTAAAACGGTGATGGATGGCCTACGAAGTTTAAAAACTTCGAAGGTTCCCAGAGAGATCGACACTAACCTCTTTGTCACTATAGGAATAAATGTCAACAAGTGTAGGTCCAAAAAACCACAAAAAAATTGCCAGGGGATTAACAATGGTACTATGGCAGCTTCCATGAACAATATAAGTTTCATTAAACCTACAGTTTCAGTTTTGGAAGCCTATTACAAGGGGAATGAAGGCTTTTTCACAGATGATTTCCCTGGGGCACCTCTTAGATTCTACGACTTCGTCAATGGGGCACCTAACGATGCCCCAATTGACACGAACTCCATGAAAGGGACTAGGACTAAGGTCGTCGAGTACGGCAGCAGGGTACAAATAATTTTGCAGGATACAGGAACAATCTCAACTGAGAATCACCCAATTCACCTCCATGGCTATAGCTTCTACGTTGTGGGATATGGCACCGGCAACTATGACCCCCAAACAGCAAATTTCAATCTAGTGGATCCGCCATATATGAACACCATTGGAGTTCCTGTTGGGGGATGGGCAGCAATTCGCTTTGTAGCAGATAATCCAG GGGTTTGGTTCATGCATTGCCACATTGATGTGCACCAATCATGGGGTTTGGGCACGGTGCTGATAGTGAAGAATGGGAATGGACACTTGGAGACTCTGCCACACCCTCCTGCAGATCTGCCCCGGTGCTAG
- the LOC110614424 gene encoding dof zinc finger protein DOF3.7 isoform X4, producing the protein MDAAPWPQGLQDFKLVKPMEEISSNACTRPVLERKARPQEQLNCPRCNSTNTKFCYYNNYSLTQPRYFCKTCRRYWTEGGSLRNVPVGGGSRKNKRSTSSSAAAAAAASSSPSSASSKLPDLNPPSLSQFPNPRTHEGQDLNLAFPAIQESQALELLRTGIASRGLNSFIPTPMPDSNTLYSSGFPMQEFKPTLSFSLEGLGGRYGGQENGGRILFPFGEPKQLPSATEVDQNKGQGTPSGGYWNGMFGGGGGSW; encoded by the exons ATGGATGCTGCTCCATGGCCACAG GGTTTGCAGGATTTTAAATTAGTAAAGCCCATGGAAGAAATATCATCTAATGCGTGTACGAGGCCTGTGTTAGAGAGAAAAGCAAGGCCTCAAGAGCAACTGAACTGTCCAAGATGTAATTCGACCAATACCAAGTTTTGTTACTACAACAACTATAGTCTCACTCAACCAAGATACTTCTGCAAGACTTGTAGAAGGTACTGGACGGAGGGAGGATCTCTTAGAAATGTTCCTGTTGGCGGAGGTTCTAGGAAGAACAAGAGATCCACATCGTCATCTGCTGCAGCAGCTGCAGCGGCGTCGTCATCACCATCATCTGCTTCATCCAAGCTCCCTGATCTCAATCCACCCAGTCTCTCACAGTTTCCAAACCCTAGGACCCATGAAGGCCAAGATCTTAATCTTGCGTTCCCAGCTATACAGGAAAGTCAAG CTTTGGAGCTGCTAAGAACTGGAATTGCTTCTAGGGGACTGAACTCTTTCATCCCAACACCGATGCCAGATTCAAACACACTGTATTCTTCTGGGTTCCCGATGCAAGAATTCAAGCCAACACTCAGTTTTTCACTTGAGGGCCTGGGTGGTAGATATGGAGGACAAGAAAATGGTGGAAGAATTTTATTCCCTTTTGGAGAACCGAAACAGCTACCAAGCGCAACTGAAGTCGATCAAAATAAGGGACAAGGGACTCCGTCCGGTGGATATTGGAACGGAATGTTCGGTGGAGGTGGCGGATCAtggtaa